One Limimonas halophila genomic window carries:
- the rfbB gene encoding dTDP-glucose 4,6-dehydratase, which produces MRILVTGGMGFIGSALVRHLITDTSHAVVNVDKLTYAANPDAVEAVTASPRYVFARGDIADAERMREIFRRHPPDIVINLAAESHVDRSIDAPMAFSRTNILGTQTLLDVALTHWHHLPAASRAAFRFHQVSTDEVYGSMPAGYLASEDTPYAPNSPYAASKAAADHLVRAWNRTYGLPTVITNCSNCYGPWQFPEKLIPLMVTKALSGEALPVYGTGENRRDWLHVDDHVRALVLAATRAEPGSHYNIGASGPLRNLDVVRAICSSLDELEPRADGHGYANQITFVVDRPGHDLRYAVDPARIRTDLGWQPEHGFDAGLHETVRWYLGQGTWWRDIRTNRYAGERLGQAAS; this is translated from the coding sequence ATGCGCATCCTGGTAACTGGCGGCATGGGGTTCATCGGTTCGGCGCTGGTCAGGCACCTCATCACGGATACTTCTCACGCCGTGGTAAACGTCGACAAGCTGACCTACGCCGCGAACCCGGACGCCGTGGAAGCGGTTACCGCATCGCCCAGGTATGTGTTCGCGCGTGGCGACATCGCGGACGCGGAGCGGATGCGCGAGATTTTCCGGCGGCATCCCCCCGATATCGTCATCAACCTGGCAGCGGAAAGCCACGTCGATCGCTCGATCGACGCGCCGATGGCGTTCTCGCGAACGAACATTCTTGGGACTCAGACCCTTTTGGACGTGGCGTTGACCCACTGGCACCACCTGCCGGCCGCGTCGCGGGCCGCGTTCCGCTTCCACCAGGTGTCCACGGATGAGGTCTACGGCTCCATGCCGGCGGGGTACCTCGCGAGCGAGGACACGCCGTACGCGCCCAATTCCCCGTACGCCGCGAGCAAGGCAGCCGCCGACCACCTCGTGCGGGCGTGGAATCGCACCTACGGGCTGCCCACCGTGATCACGAACTGCTCGAACTGCTACGGACCGTGGCAGTTCCCGGAAAAGCTGATCCCGCTGATGGTCACCAAGGCGCTGTCCGGCGAGGCGCTACCCGTTTATGGGACGGGCGAGAACCGGCGGGACTGGCTGCACGTCGACGACCACGTGCGCGCGCTTGTGCTCGCCGCGACGCGCGCCGAGCCCGGATCGCACTACAATATCGGGGCCTCGGGGCCGCTGCGCAATCTCGACGTGGTTCGGGCGATCTGCAGCAGCTTGGACGAGCTCGAACCCCGAGCGGACGGCCACGGCTACGCGAACCAAATCACCTTCGTGGTGGACCGGCCCGGCCACGATCTCCGCTACGCGGTGGATCCCGCGCGCATCCGGACAGACCTCGGCTGGCAGCCGGAACACGGCTTCGACGCTGGCCTCCACGAGACCGTGCGCTGGTACCTGGGGCAGGGAACCTGGTGGCGGGACATCCGCACGAACCGCTACGCGGGCGAACGCCTCGGGCAGGCCGCAAGCTGA
- a CDS encoding sugar nucleotidyltransferase: protein MKGVIVAGGSGTRLYPATLAVNKQLLPVYDKPLIYYPLSTLIAAGIDDILLVVRPEDQARFEQLLGDGRHLGIRIRFAVQAEPKGIAHALIVARPHLNGEGATVMLGDNIFLDPDLPAHLRAAAGKPGGHVVATWVRSPERYGVVTLDAQGRPLELVEKPDPAPSNWAVTGVYVYDSRASEVAANLTPSGRGELEITDLNAWYLDRGELTVHRLETPDSWIDAGTHDAMLAAASHIRALEREDGGKIGCVEEAAYRADRISADALRDLGARQAKSGYGAHLLKIAETAGDRVGTGAGNRADIGRNHAVSPSA from the coding sequence ATGAAGGGCGTCATCGTCGCCGGCGGGAGCGGCACGCGGCTGTATCCGGCCACCCTTGCGGTGAACAAGCAGTTGCTGCCCGTCTACGACAAGCCGCTCATCTATTATCCGCTCAGCACCCTCATTGCCGCCGGGATCGACGACATCCTACTGGTCGTGCGGCCGGAGGATCAGGCGCGGTTCGAGCAGCTGCTCGGCGACGGCCGCCATCTCGGCATCAGAATCCGCTTCGCCGTGCAGGCGGAACCCAAAGGCATCGCCCACGCCCTTATCGTTGCGCGGCCGCATCTGAACGGCGAGGGCGCGACCGTGATGTTGGGGGACAACATCTTCCTCGACCCCGATCTTCCGGCACACCTTCGCGCCGCCGCCGGCAAGCCCGGCGGCCACGTGGTGGCCACGTGGGTGCGGTCCCCCGAACGTTACGGGGTGGTCACGCTCGATGCCCAGGGTCGGCCGCTGGAACTCGTGGAAAAACCTGATCCGGCGCCTTCGAATTGGGCCGTGACGGGCGTTTACGTCTACGACTCTCGCGCGAGCGAGGTAGCGGCGAACCTGACGCCGTCGGGCCGCGGCGAGCTGGAAATCACGGACCTGAACGCGTGGTATCTGGACCGCGGGGAACTGACGGTCCATCGGCTCGAAACGCCGGACAGCTGGATCGACGCCGGCACGCACGACGCGATGTTGGCTGCGGCCTCGCACATCCGGGCCCTGGAACGGGAAGACGGCGGAAAAATCGGCTGCGTCGAGGAAGCCGCGTACCGTGCTGACCGCATCAGCGCCGACGCATTGCGCGACCTCGGCGCTCGGCAGGCGAAATCCGGCTACGGCGCCCATCTGTTGAAAATCGCTGAAACTGCAGGCGATCGTGTCGGAACTGGGGCCGGCAACCGGGCCGATATCGGGCGGAATCACGCAGTCAGCCCGTCCGCTTGA
- the rfbD gene encoding dTDP-4-dehydrorhamnose reductase, translating to MTSTSAILVVGRNGQLARELERTARYRGRALAILGRDQADVTDATAISEVVAAINPKVVINAAAYTAVDQAESEPTAAFRLNDDGVVHLANACRDVNAALIHVSTDYVFDGRKRAPYTEQDEVSPINVYGQSKAAGEAALRSILAQHVILRTSWLYSAFGHNFVKTMLRVGAERRELRIVTDQYGNPTAAHDLAAACLDIADRLMNGPNNTLYGTFHCTGSGWTSWYGLAEHVFAVAERTQPGRAIPTLEPVTTDQWPTAAARPQFARLSCDRLSAMYGITVPPWQDSLARVVTELLDSGW from the coding sequence ATGACCTCGACATCCGCCATCCTCGTCGTGGGTCGCAACGGTCAGCTCGCCCGGGAACTCGAGCGCACGGCGCGATATCGGGGGCGTGCGCTCGCCATCCTCGGCCGGGACCAGGCGGACGTGACGGACGCCACAGCAATTTCCGAAGTGGTCGCCGCCATCAATCCGAAGGTGGTGATCAACGCCGCGGCGTACACGGCCGTGGATCAGGCCGAGAGCGAGCCGACGGCCGCGTTCCGGCTCAACGACGATGGCGTGGTTCATCTCGCAAACGCGTGCCGCGACGTGAATGCTGCCTTGATCCACGTTTCCACGGACTATGTCTTCGACGGTCGGAAACGCGCACCTTACACGGAACAGGACGAAGTTTCGCCAATTAACGTCTACGGCCAAAGCAAGGCGGCCGGCGAAGCAGCGCTGCGCAGCATCCTGGCGCAGCATGTGATCCTGCGCACCTCGTGGCTGTACAGCGCGTTCGGCCACAACTTCGTGAAGACGATGCTGCGGGTCGGTGCGGAGCGCCGTGAGCTCCGAATCGTCACCGATCAATATGGGAACCCGACGGCCGCGCACGATCTCGCGGCCGCCTGCCTCGACATTGCGGACCGTCTAATGAATGGGCCGAACAACACCCTGTACGGCACGTTTCACTGCACCGGCAGCGGCTGGACGTCGTGGTACGGCTTGGCAGAACACGTCTTTGCGGTCGCGGAACGGACGCAACCCGGGCGCGCCATCCCGACGCTGGAACCCGTGACGACCGACCAATGGCCGACGGCCGCGGCGCGGCCGCAATTCGCCCGTCTCTCGTGCGACCGCCTCTCCGCCATGTACGGCATCACGGTGCCGCCATGGCAGGACAGCCTCGCCCGTGTCGTCACGGAGCTCCTCGACAGCGGCTGGTGA
- the rfbC gene encoding dTDP-4-dehydrorhamnose 3,5-epimerase: MVSVTSLAIPEIKEVVPRIFADSRGFFSEVFNAARLEAHGIEAGFVQENHSLSRTAGTVRGLHFQIPPYAQAKLVRVVRGRLLDVAVDLRSGAPTFGQHVSHTLSTDAWNQLFIPEGFAHGFCTLTDDTEVVYLVTAGYAPEHERGVRWDDPDLAINWPVRGDNAVLSDKDRSYPRLRDLPHFFT; encoded by the coding sequence ATGGTATCCGTTACGTCGCTGGCGATCCCTGAGATCAAAGAGGTTGTTCCACGGATTTTCGCGGATAGCCGCGGCTTCTTCTCGGAAGTGTTCAACGCCGCCAGGCTGGAAGCACACGGCATCGAGGCCGGATTCGTGCAGGAAAATCACTCGCTGTCCCGAACGGCCGGCACGGTCCGCGGGCTCCACTTCCAGATCCCACCTTACGCGCAGGCGAAACTGGTCCGCGTGGTGCGTGGCCGGCTTTTGGATGTTGCCGTCGATCTGCGGTCCGGCGCACCCACGTTCGGCCAGCACGTAAGCCATACCCTGAGCACCGACGCCTGGAATCAGCTCTTCATCCCGGAAGGCTTCGCGCACGGGTTCTGCACGCTGACCGACGATACCGAAGTCGTGTACCTCGTTACCGCCGGATACGCGCCGGAGCACGAGCGCGGCGTGCGCTGGGACGACCCGGACCTCGCGATCAATTGGCCCGTTCGCGGCGACAATGCGGTTCTGTCGGACAAGGACCGCAGCTATCCGCGTTTGCGGGATCTGCCACATTTCTTCACCTGA
- a CDS encoding Crp/Fnr family transcriptional regulator produces MSETERAALDPSRKPARGYGAGALLFSENEPCTEIFQVREGWALTSRLLADGRRQVIDIFLPGDVLGLFPHARATMPCAAEAVTPVSVWVFDHARLLTCLTASPRMSRHALSLFAGHNAALSEHLVNIGRRTAIERVAAFLLELFDRSQRAGLTDGPVCPCPLTQTDIGDALGLSNVHVSRTLTRLRQAGIARVANGTLHLLDRPRLHALYNS; encoded by the coding sequence ATGTCGGAGACGGAACGGGCCGCCCTGGACCCGAGCCGGAAGCCCGCCCGGGGGTATGGGGCAGGGGCGCTCCTCTTCAGCGAGAACGAACCCTGCACCGAGATCTTTCAGGTCCGTGAGGGATGGGCGCTGACCTCGCGACTGCTGGCCGATGGGCGGCGCCAGGTGATCGACATCTTCTTGCCCGGGGACGTACTCGGGCTTTTCCCGCACGCACGGGCCACGATGCCGTGTGCCGCGGAAGCGGTGACGCCGGTGTCCGTGTGGGTCTTCGACCACGCACGCCTCTTGACGTGCCTGACAGCGTCACCGCGCATGAGCCGCCACGCCCTCTCGCTCTTCGCCGGCCACAATGCCGCGCTGAGCGAACACCTCGTCAACATCGGCCGGCGCACGGCGATCGAGCGGGTTGCCGCGTTCCTCCTGGAGCTCTTCGACCGCTCCCAGCGCGCCGGACTGACCGATGGGCCCGTGTGCCCGTGTCCGCTGACACAAACAGACATCGGTGACGCCCTGGGCCTGAGCAATGTCCATGTCAGCCGCACGCTCACGCGCTTGCGTCAGGCGGGCATTGCCCGGGTGGCGAACGGGACGCTGCATCTCCTGGATCGCCCCCGGCTGCACGCCCTGTACAACAGCTGA
- a CDS encoding helix-hairpin-helix domain-containing protein, with translation MMTKWFKNWLDLLFWWLPKTPDAPGEQHSARTESQAPGQAHEAEPAAPATEAGDDLTAIKGIGPATQEKLQAHGVSRFADLAAADPGQLTAQLRKDQPGISEKRVRGWIDAARARTAGEQGR, from the coding sequence ATGATGACGAAGTGGTTCAAGAACTGGTTGGATCTGCTTTTCTGGTGGCTGCCGAAAACACCGGACGCGCCGGGCGAACAGCACAGCGCGCGAACGGAATCGCAAGCGCCCGGCCAGGCGCACGAGGCGGAACCCGCTGCACCCGCGACCGAGGCGGGTGATGACTTGACAGCCATCAAAGGAATCGGCCCCGCCACGCAGGAAAAGCTGCAAGCGCACGGTGTCTCGCGTTTCGCCGACCTGGCGGCGGCCGATCCCGGGCAGTTGACCGCTCAACTGCGAAAGGACCAACCGGGCATCTCCGAAAAGCGTGTCCGGGGATGGATCGACGCGGCGCGCGCTCGCACTGCCGGGGAACAAGGCCGTTAA
- a CDS encoding LuxR C-terminal-related transcriptional regulator: MHMVQLPQDAQIETTIHTHIIDADRLSRDGTARILAGSRFFVAGEHSDLESFYRATKDGQNPKSLLMIDANALPEDVAETFSALRQVTGGAFLVVLATARQGELLYPCFNAGADGCILKTISGAALIPSLNLATLGQRIFPTQLLASVMHTATAGPRPHTGPTPAAARLSNREQDILRCLSAGWSNKQIANRLDLTESTVKVHLKSIMRKIDARNRTQAAIWALHYGVSPEDERQP; the protein is encoded by the coding sequence ATGCACATGGTCCAGCTTCCGCAGGATGCCCAGATCGAAACGACAATACACACGCATATCATCGATGCCGACCGCCTCTCACGGGACGGGACAGCGCGAATTCTCGCCGGCTCACGGTTTTTTGTGGCTGGGGAACACTCAGACTTGGAGTCCTTTTACCGTGCCACCAAAGACGGTCAGAATCCCAAATCGCTGCTCATGATCGATGCGAACGCCCTTCCCGAGGATGTCGCGGAGACCTTCAGCGCGTTGCGCCAGGTCACGGGCGGTGCGTTCCTGGTTGTGCTGGCCACAGCTCGGCAAGGCGAGCTTCTCTATCCGTGTTTCAATGCCGGCGCCGACGGCTGCATTCTGAAGACGATCTCGGGGGCAGCGCTGATTCCGAGCCTCAATCTGGCCACGCTGGGTCAGCGGATCTTCCCGACCCAGTTGCTGGCGTCCGTGATGCACACGGCCACGGCTGGTCCGCGGCCCCATACCGGGCCAACCCCCGCCGCTGCGCGGCTATCGAATCGGGAGCAAGACATCCTGCGATGCCTGTCGGCAGGTTGGTCCAATAAGCAAATCGCCAACCGTCTGGACCTCACCGAGTCCACGGTCAAAGTCCATCTCAAGAGCATCATGCGCAAAATCGATGCCCGCAACCGGACGCAAGCAGCGATCTGGGCCCTGCACTACGGCGTTTCGCCTGAAGACGAGCGGCAGCCATGA
- a CDS encoding response regulator transcription factor produces the protein MPASTQGTAPQLRAAVISADPDLAKEVAFAVERGPQCTAESYDGISAFFERSGGSYDVVLADPESLRSLSEEKFQWLSRGHTVVLMVPEADIARVPRLIEQVDAILVRDRQLEVAGAVIYLAHHGYAVMPRGASAVPVADALRLRLIHHLTSREMAILALLGQGADNRTISSMLGISEASVKGHLRSLFRKLHVRNRTEAAILYTHMADKVPRYER, from the coding sequence GTGCCCGCGAGCACCCAGGGAACGGCACCGCAACTGCGCGCGGCGGTCATCAGCGCTGATCCCGACTTGGCGAAAGAGGTTGCCTTCGCCGTGGAACGCGGGCCGCAGTGTACTGCTGAAAGCTACGATGGCATTTCTGCGTTCTTCGAGCGCAGCGGCGGAAGCTACGATGTCGTGCTCGCGGATCCGGAGAGTTTGCGAAGTCTCTCCGAAGAAAAGTTCCAGTGGCTGAGCCGCGGCCACACGGTCGTTCTCATGGTTCCGGAAGCGGACATCGCGCGGGTTCCCCGGCTGATCGAGCAGGTGGACGCAATCCTCGTGCGGGACCGGCAGCTCGAGGTGGCCGGGGCGGTGATCTATCTGGCTCACCATGGCTACGCCGTGATGCCGCGCGGCGCGTCGGCCGTGCCGGTTGCCGACGCCCTGCGTCTGCGCCTGATCCATCATCTGACATCGCGCGAAATGGCGATCCTGGCGCTGCTGGGGCAGGGGGCCGACAACCGGACGATTTCTTCCATGCTCGGGATTTCAGAGGCCAGCGTGAAGGGGCATCTGCGCTCACTCTTCCGAAAGCTCCACGTTCGCAATCGGACGGAGGCTGCGATTCTCTACACACACATGGCCGACAAGGTGCCCCGGTACGAGCGTTGA